Proteins co-encoded in one Papaver somniferum cultivar HN1 chromosome 5, ASM357369v1, whole genome shotgun sequence genomic window:
- the LOC113280349 gene encoding uncharacterized protein LOC113280349: MCGGGITRLKQHITQVKGNVSSCMKATVEIINEIRQNDSIKKLKKSHRDNVDAMYHRTQSDEKSDADTDDEDHEVQEVEKDFNVGSSSQVVVQSQSKRKFKSQSSSRVPMDLLMQTDHQKTQQATLDRNSSAKEKLKKDAWKSISAWMTEKSISFNTFRCPSFQQMIYAIGEYGKAMPVPSYHQISTNLFKDQLAETKKFVDTFRIHWKRYGCSIMSDGWTDGKKRHLINFLVNCPKGSVFLKSVDASNRTNDADFIRELVKEVIEDVGKENVVQFITDNGSNFKKAGKDLMLEYPNLFWTPCGAHCVQLMLEELGDKLMRIKTAVILGKRLVTYIYPHFQVLCLMRELTRADLHRSTKTRFATQYYTLKSLQKYKTPLQMVFVNDRWAKTRFSKETLGINALKIVTSSTFWEDVDYACSVLKPLVKVVRLVDIERKPTMPYFYDAMRIARNQLEEKFSEDDDTWGVIKACFEKRWKNNFNHALHCATYYLNPSIFYTIEAYEMDSDPKYIEIKRGLHTTMQRLIPNEDELDAATGELRKYADAVGILGTPPCKRRRNKDQPHEWWITFGGIDAPNLQKFAIRVLSLTCSASPCERNWSTFQNLHSKKRNRITQQKLNDSVFIQYNKKLQRRYLEIQQYNDNDKVNDPIFLEERDENDEWLELRNLNDLEVHGDYVTFDDLQEIVSEERGTVGSKGASSSRSKSTYPTNSEYDGYDTDDLMLDTQNGLLGGVGNDGVTLDDDIYDESNYID, translated from the exons ATGTGTGGTGGTGGAATTACTAGGCTTAAGCAGCATATCACACAAGTCAAAGGGAATGTTTCATCATGTATGAAAGCAACAGTTGAAATTATAAATGAAATTAGACAAAATGACAGTATAAAGAAGTTAAAGAAATCTCACAGGGATAACGTTGATGCTATGTATCATCGCACACAATCTGATGAGAAGTCTGAtgctgatactgatgatgaggaccaTGAGGTACAAGAAGTTGAAAAAGATTTTAATGTGGGCAGTAGTAGTCAAGTAGTTGTTCAGAGTCAGAGTAAAAGAAAATTCAAGAGCCAAAGTAGTTCTAGGGTTCCAATGGATTTACTCATGCAGACAGACCACCAGAAAACTCAGCAAGCCACTCTTGACAGAAACAGTTCAGCGAAAGAGAAGTTAAAGAAAGATGCATGGAAAAGCATTTCAGCTTGGATGACTGAGAAATCTATATCTTTTAATACTTTTCGATGTCCAAGTTTCCAACAAATGATCTATGCAATTGGTGAATATGGTAAAGCTATGCCCGTGCCATCTTACCATCAGATTAGCACAAATCTTTTCAAGGACCAGTTagcagaaacaaagaagtttgttGATACATTTAGGATACATTGGAAGAGGTATGGATGTTCTATTATGTCCGATGGTTGGACAGATGGGAAAAAGCGACATCTTATTAACTTTTTGGTGAATTGTCCGAAAGGGTCAGTTTTCTTGAAGTCTGTAGATGCGTCAAACAGAACCAATGATGCTGATTTCATACGTGAGCTTGTAAAGGAGGTAATTGAAGATGTCGGGAAAGAAAATGTGGTTCAATTCATTACTGACAATGGTTCAAATTTTAAAAAGGCTGGGAAAGATTTAATGCTTGAATACCCGAATCTATTTTGGACTCCTTGTGGTGCTCATTGTGTCCAGTTGATGCTAGAAGAACTTGGTGACAAGCTTATGCGAATCAAGACAGCCGTCATTCTAGGTAAAAGACTTGTTACTTACatttatcctcattttcaagtatTGTGCTTGATGAGGGAGTTGACACGTGCAGACTTACATAGGTCTACAAAGACTAGATTTGCAACTCAGTATTACACACTAAAAAGTCTTCAAAAGTATAAAACTCCTTtacaaatggtgtttgtgaatgaTAGGTGGGCAAAaactagattttcaaaagaaactCTTGGAATTAATGCACTTAAAATTGTTACAAGTAGCACATTTTGGGAAGATGTTGATTATGCTTGTAGTGTGCTGAAGCCTTTAGTTAAGGTTGTAAGGTTGGTGGACATCGAGCGCAAACCTACAATGCCTTATTTTTATGATGCAATGAGGATAGCAAGGAATCAACTAGAGGAGAAattcagtgaagatgatgatacGTGGGGTGTAATTAAGGCTTGCTTtgagaaaagatggaagaataactTTAATCATGCTCTACATTGTGCGACATACTATTTGAATCCTTCCATATTCTACACTATTGAAGCTTATGAAATGGATAGTGatccaaagtacatagaaatcaaaAGAGGACTTCATACAACAATGCAAAGGCTTATACCcaatgaagatgaacttgatgCTGCTACGGGTGAATTGAGAAAGTATGCTGATGCTGTTGGGATCTTGGGAACTCCGccttgcaaaagaagaagaaataaggatCAACCTC ATGAATGGTGGATTACGTTTGGAGGAATCGATGCGCCAAACCTACAAAAATTTGCAATCAGAGTATTGAGTCTTACTTGTTCTGCTTCCCCATGTGAGAGAAACTGGAGCACATTTCAAAAT TTGCACTCGAAAAAACGAAATCGCATAACGCAACAGAAATTGAATGATAGTGTTTTTATCCAGTATAATAAGAAATTGCAGCGTCGTTACCTAGAAATCCAACAATATAACGATAATGATAAAGTTAATGATCCTATTTTTCTGGAGGAgcgtgatgaaaatgatgaatggttggaGTTACGAAATTTGAATGACTTGGAGGTTCATGGTGATTATGTAACTTTTGATGATTTGCAAGAGATAGTTAGTGAAGAACGTGGGACTGTTGGTAGTAAAGGTGCCAGTAGTTCTCGAAGTAAGTCTACGTATCCAACTAACTCAgagtatgatggatatgatactgatGACTTGATGTTGGACACTCAAAATGGGCTACTCGGTGGTGTCGGGAATGATGGAGTTACTTTAGATGATGATATCTATGATGAATCAAATTATATTGATTAG